One Pyrus communis chromosome 13, drPyrComm1.1, whole genome shotgun sequence genomic window carries:
- the LOC137713686 gene encoding mitochondrial import inner membrane translocase subunit PAM16 like 2-like isoform X1: MAAKVLANVLVMGSAIVGRAVLRAYQQAISNASKNGVANEAVKNIRRASKIMAEPEARQVLGITERASWEEILQRYDSLFERNAKNGSFYLQSKVHRAKEVLEGAYAKRAQRTPDA; the protein is encoded by the exons ATG GCTGCAAAAGTTCTTGCCAATGTGCTCGTAATGGGCTCGGCAATAGTGGGCAGGGCTGTGCTCCGTGCATACCAGCAGGCAATCTCAA ATGCCTCAAAGAATGGTGTTGCTAACGAAGCAGTAAAGAATATTAGGAGAGCTAGCAAAATAATGGCTGAACCAGAGGCAAGGCAGGTTCTAGGTATCACGGAGCGTGCATCATGGGAGGAGATCTTGCAG AGGTATGACAGCTTGTTCGAGCGGAATGCCAAAAATGGAAGTTTTTATCTTCAGTCAAAGGTCCATAGAGCTAAAGAAGTCTTAGAAGGCGCTTATGCAAAGAGGGCTCAACGGACTCCTGATGCATAA
- the LOC137712990 gene encoding uncharacterized protein yields the protein MALQLQAPTTRNRIAPPSPLAAPKGNAGLRQPSDSFALKSSFFSSSHHLLLLSPKQKPLASSSAPKFSMRVASKGAYICRDCGYIYNDRTPFEKLPDKYFCPVCGAPKRRFRVYQPPVTKDANKKDVRKERKAQLQREEAIGKALPIAIVVGVVALVGLYFYINAGFQG from the exons ATGGCCCTGCAACTGCAGGCACCCACGACAAGAAACCGCATAGCGCCCCCGTCTCCGTTAGCAGCTCCGAAGGGCAATGCCGGCCTCCGACAACCATCCGATAGCTTCGCTCTAAAGTCATCCTTCTTTTCTTCATCACACCACCTCTTATTGCTTTCTCCCAAGCAAAAGCCTCTTGCTTCTTCCTCTGCACCCAAGTTCTCCATGCGCGTCGCCTCCAAAGGAGCCTATATTTGTCGCGATTGCGG GTATATATACAACGACAGAACTCCCTTTGAGAAGTTACCTGACAAGTATTTCTGCCCTG TTTGTGGTGCTCCGAAACGGAGGTTTAGGGTATACCAGCCTCCGGTGACCAAAGACGCCAACAAGAAGGATGTCCGGAAGGAACGAAAAGCGCAGTTGCAGAGAGAAGAAGCAATCGGGAAGGCACTGCCTATTGCTATCGTTGTCGGAGTTGTGGCACTTGTTGGATTATACTTCTACATCAACGCCGGCTTTCAGGGATAG
- the LOC137712989 gene encoding chromophore lyase CRL, chloroplastic-like → MVIGSEPGSGSSDSAGGWSVARGLLVKTLVMIGGALLLKRLTKSTTRWDHARLVSRSLSGEKFSKDQAARDPDHYFNIRMVTCPAAEMVDGSNVLYFEQAFWRTPQKPFRQRFYMVKPCPKELKCDVELSSYAIRDAEEYKNFCDRSKDQRPLPEEVIGDIAEHLTTIHLKRCERGKRCLYEGSTPPDSFPNLWNGAAYCTLELAIHKNNEIHAWDRGFDGDGNQVWGPKEGPYEFKPAPASSTNDMFSSLNFPIQQSMEKRIEGSFVLQE, encoded by the exons ATGGTAATTGGGTCGGAGCCGGGTAGCGGCAGCTCCGATTCCGCGGGAGGATGGAGCGTGGCTCGCGGGCTGCTGGTGAAGACGCTGGTGATGATAGGCGGAGCTCTGCTGCTGAAGCGGCTCACCAAGTCCACCACCCGGTGGGACCACGCCCGCCTCGTTTCCCGTTCTCTCTCCGGCGAGAAGTTCTCCAAAGACCAAGCGGCCAGAGATCCTGACCACTACTTCAACATCAG AATGGTAACTTGCCCAGCAGCTGAAATGGTGGATGGTTCTAATGTTTTGTACTTCGAACAA GCTTTTTGGAGGACTCCTCAGAAGCCGTTTCGACAA AGATTCTATATGGTGAAGCCTTGCCCGAAAGAATTGAAATGTGATGTCGAG CTAAGCTCATATGCAATCAGAGATGCAGAGGAGTACAAGAATTTCTGCGATCGCTCAAAAGACCAGCGACCACTTCCTGAAGAAGTTATCGGG GACATTGCAGAGCATTTGACAACAATTCATCTGAAACGTTGTGAGCGTGGGAAACGCTGCTTATATGAAGGTTCAACTCCGCCTGACAGCTTTCCTAATTTATGG AATGGAGCAGCGTACTGTACTTTGGAACTTGCAATTCATAAAAATAATGAGATACATGCCTGGGATAGGGGATTTGATGGTGATGGAAATCAG GTTTGGGGTCCAAAGGAAGGTCCGTACGAATTCAAGCCTGCCCCGGCCTCTAGTACCAACGACATGTTCTCTTCTTTAAATTTTCCTATTCAGCAGTCTATGGAGAAAAGAATAGAGGgttcttttgttttgcaagaatAA
- the LOC137712933 gene encoding probable beta-1,4-xylosyltransferase IRX10L encodes MRIWKLGFAGFLVAAFVVGFGSGEQARTERISGSAGDVLDDDPVGRLKVFVYELPSKYNKKILQKDPRCLNHMFAAEIFMHRFLLSSPVRTLNPEEADWFYTPVYTTCDLTPNGLPLPFKSPRMMRSAIQLISSNWPYWNRTEGADHFFVVPHDFGACFHYQEEKAIERGTLCMLQRATLVQTFGQKNHVCLKEGSITVPPYAPPQKMQTHLIPEKTPRSIFVYFRGLFYDVGNDPEGGYYARGARAAVWENFKDNPLFDISTEHPTTYYEDMQRAVFCLCPLGWAPWSPRLVEAVIFGCIPVIIADDIVLPFADAIPWEEIGVFVDEKDVPNLDTILTSIPPELILRKQRLLANPSMKQAMLFPQPAEAGDAFHQVLNGLARKLPHGPDVFLKPGEKILNWTAGPVGDLKPW; translated from the exons atgagaatttgGAAGCTGGGTTTTGCTGGGTTTCTTGTTGCTGCCTTTGTGGTGGGGTTTGGTTCAGGGGAGCAGGCCCGCACTGAGAGAATTTCAG GTAGTGCTGGTGATGTTTTGGACGATGACCCAGTAGGAAGGTTGAAAGTTTTTGTGTATGAGCTTCCAAGCAAATACAACAAGAAGATTCTTCAGAAGGATCCCAGATGCCTCAACCATATGTTTGCAGCTGAGATCTTTATGCATCGGTTTCTCCTGTCTAGCCCCGTCCGAACCCTTAATCCTGAAGAAGCAGATTGGTTTTATACTCCTGTTTATACCACTTGTGACCTGACCCCCAATGGCCTTCCTTTGCCTTTTAAGTCACCACGGATGATGAGGAGTGCAATACAACTCATTTCTTCGAATTGGCCTTACTGGAACCGGACAGAAGGTGCTGATCATTTTTTTGTAGTGCCTCATGACTTTGGAGCATGTTTTCATTATCAG GAAGAGAAGGCGATTGAAAGAGGAACTCTTTGCATGCTCCAacgtgcaactttggttcagaCTTTTGGGCAAAAGAATCATGTTTGCTTGAAAGAGGGCTCAATAACAGTTCCTCCTTATGCTCCTCCACAGAAGATGCAAACCCACCTAATTCCTGAGAAAACTCCTAGGTCCATCTTTGTTTACTTCCGAGGATTATTTTATGATGTGGGAAATGACCCAGAAGGTGGTTATTATGCAAG AGGTGCACGAGCAGCGGTGTGGGAGAACTTCAAAGACAATCCGCTTTTTGACATCTCTACCGAGCACCCCACCACATACTATGAGGACATGCAACGAGCAGTCTTTTGTTTATGCCCTCTCGGCTGGGCTCCTTGGAGTCCAAGATTGGTTGAAGCAGTGATTTTTGGCTGCATTCCTGTTATCATAGCAGACGACATTGTTCTACCCTTTGCCGATGCCATCCCTTGGGAAGAGATTGGCGTGTTTGTAGATGAGAAAGATGTCCCCAACTTGGACACCATACTCACTTCCATCCCACCTGAACTGATACTGAGAAAGCAGAGATTGCTCGCTAACCCTTCAATGAAGCAAGCCATGTTATTCCCACAACCTGCCGAAGCAGGAGATGCTTTCCATCAAGTTCTAAACGGACTTGCGCGCAAGTTGCCGCACGGCCCTGATGTTTTCTTGAAGCCGGGTGAGAAGATCCTGAACTGGACCGCAGGGCCAGTGGGCGACCTGAAACCATGGTAG
- the LOC137713195 gene encoding E3 ubiquitin-protein ligase ORTHRUS 2-like — protein sequence MAQVSQLPCDGDGVCMLCKVTPTDAEKLTCKTCVTPWHAACLLAKPESLAATLQWECPDCTSISGDAPAHVPAVNAGVDGGLVAAIREIENDATLTEQEKARRRQELMSGKATVEEEKKGAKDVLDVLGGIFNCVFCMQLPDRPVTTPCGHNFCLKCFQKWVGQGKRICGKCRGQIPPKMASNPRINSSLVSCIRTAKLSKANANGGPARVYHYVQNQDRPDKAFTTERAQKTGKANASSGKIFVTIPADHFGPIPAENDPERNQGVLVGECWEDRLECRQWGAHFPHVAGIAGQSDHGAQSVVLSGGYLDDEDHGEWFLYTGSGGRDLSGNKRTNKEQSFDQTFDKYNKALRLSCLKGYPVRVVRSHKEKRSSYAPADKGVRYDGCYRIEKCWLKVGVQGFKVCRYLFVRCDNEPAPWTSDEHGDRPRPLPDIPELKAAKDITVRKESPSWDFDEKDGRWTWMKQPPPSKKPILAFCPEAQRKTTKAIKKAQKMTVRQKLLKEFSCQICREVMTAPVTTPCVHHFCKSCLEGAFVGKSFVTERSRGGRSLRAQKNVMKCPACPMDISDFLKNPQVNTEIKDMIESLKAQNEKEEKVDPTEESSDEEDEDPNEVLSEDDSDNETADPVSDEARVNGNGQTSRTKSPTRSPKRLKVDAGNSSSKTHDDGEAKEIFGALTDGSKGDPKESKSDAPVAKHGRKPAAQGGAGAKTRGRKRTKEEAPGDEEGKSSPSSSLQVQSDEDPKESEKPAAKCGRKPASQDGTGAKTRGRKKAQEKEASGNEEGNGSQSSPQQVQSVEDPKENKKPAAKRGRKAAGEGGAGAKKAQEEEAMDVDDGNVSPSSPLHVKADDLE from the exons ATGGCGCAAGTTAGCCAGCTTCCCTGCGACGGAGACGGCGTCTGCATGCTCTGcaaggtgactccgactgacgCCGAGAAGCTCACCTGCAAGACCTGCGTGACCCCCTGGCACGCTGCCTGCCTCTTGGCCAAGCCCGAGTCCCTGGCCGCCACTCTCCAGTGGGAGTGCCCCGACTGCACATCAATCTCCGGCGACGCTCCGGCGCACGTCCCCGCCGTGAACGCCGGCGTGGACGGCGGTCTGGTGGCGGCGATCCGGGAGATCGAGAACGACGCGACCCTGACGGAGCAGGAGAAGGCGAGGAGGAGGCAGGAGCTGATGAGCGGGAAGGCGAcggtggaggaggagaagaaggggGCGAAGGACGTCTTGGATGTGCTCGGTGGGATTTTCAACTGCGTCTTCTGTATGCAGTTACCGGATAGGCCTGTTACG ACACCATGTGGACACAATTTTTGCCTGAAGTGCTTCCAGAAATGGGTTGGACAAGGGAAGCGTATTTGTGGAAAATGCCGTGGTCAAATTCCTCCCAAGATGGCAAGTAACCCCCGAATCAACTCTTCACTTGTATCTTGCATACGTACGGCTAAGTTGTCAAAAGCAAATGCAAACGGGGGGCCTGCTCGGGTTTATCATTATGTACAAAATCAAGACAGGCCGGACAAGGCATTCACTACAGAACGTGCACAGAAGACTGGAAAAGCTAATGCTTCAAGTGGCAAGATATTTGTCACGATTCCAGCAGATCACTTTGGACCCATTCCTGCTGAAAATGATCCAGAGAGAAATCAAGGTGTTCTGGTTGGTGAGTGCTGGGAGGATAGGCTTGAATGTAGACAATGGGGTGCACATTTTCCCCATGTTGCTGGTATAGCTGGGCAGTCTGATCATGGTGCACAGTCAGTTGTGCTTTCAGGAGGCTACCTTGATGATGAGGATCATGGAGAGTGGTTCTTATATACTGGAAG TGGTGGAAGGGATTTGAGCGGTAATAAGCGAACAAACAAGGAGCAGTCTTTTGACCAGACATTTGACAAATATAACAAGGCTCTCCGACTCAGTTGCCTGAAAGGTTATCCTGTGCGGGTGGTAAG GTCTCACAAGGAGAAGCGTTCCTCATATGCCCCTGCTGATAAAGGTGTTCGGTATGATGGATGCTACAGAATAGAAAAATGTTGGCTTAAGGTTGGAGTCCAG GGGTTCAAAGTCTGCCGGTATCTTTTTGTCAGATGTGATAATGAACCAGCGCCATGGACGAG TGATGAGCATGGGGATCGACCTAGACCTTTACCTGATATTCCTGAGCTGAAGGCAGCAAAAGATATAACAGTGAGGAAAGAAAGCCCATCTTGGGACTTTGAT GAAAAAGATGGTCGCTGGACATGGATGAAGCAACCACCTCCCAGCAAAAAACCTATTCTAGCATTCTGTCCTGAAGCTCAAAGGAAGACAACGAAAGCAATCAAGAAAGCACAAAAAATGACTGTACGACAGAAGCTCTTGAAag AATTCAGCTGCCAAATTTGTCGGGAGGTGATGACTGCACCAGTAACCACACCTTGTGTTCATCACTTTTGCAAGTCATGCTTAGAAGGTGCTTTTGTTGGCAAGAGTTTTGTGACAGAAAGAAGCAGAGGTGGACGGTCTCTCCGAGCCCAAAAGAATGTGATGAAATGCCCTGCCTGCCCGATGGATATCTCTGATTTTCTGAAGAATCCTCAG GTGAATACAGAGATAAAGGATATGATCGAGTCACTAAAAGCTCAGAATGAAAAGGAAGAGAAGGTGGATCCAACTGAGGAGTCAAGTGATGAAGAGGATGAGGATCCAAATGAGGTGTTAAGTGAAGATGATTCTGACAATGAAACTGCTGATCCTGTGTCTGACGAAGCAAGAGTGAATGGCAACGGGCAGACTTCACGAACAAAGTCGCCCACAAGGAGTCCCAAACGTCTGAAGGTTGATGCTGGTAATTCCTCATCAAAGACTCATGATGATGGGGAGGCAAAGGAAATTTTTGGTGCCCTGACTGATGGTTCGAAGGGAGATCCTAAAGAGAGCAAATCTGATGCTCCTGTTGCAAAGCATGGGAGGAAACCTGCTGCTCAGGGCGGTGCTGGAGCAAAGACCCGAGGAAGAAAGAGGACTAAGGAGGAAGCACCGGGTGATGAAGAAGGAAAATCTTCACCATCAAGTTCTCTACAGGTGCAATCTGATGAGGATCCAAAAGAGAGCGAGAAGCCAGCTGCAAAGTGTGGGAGGAAGCCTGCCAGTCAAGATGGTACTGGAGCGAAGACCAGAGGAAGAAAGAAGGCTCAGGAGAAAGAAGCATCGggaaatgaagaaggaaatggCTCACAGTCAAGTCCTCAGCAGGTGCAATCTGTTGAGGATCCAAAAGAGAACAAAAAGCCAGCTGCAAAGCGTGGGAGGAAGGCTGCTGGCGAGGGTGGTGCTGGAGCAAAGAAGGCTCAGGAGGAAGAAGCAATGGATGTTGATGATGGAAATGTTTCACCATCAAGCCCTCTGCACGTGAAAGCCGATGATTTGGAGTGA
- the LOC137713686 gene encoding mitochondrial import inner membrane translocase subunit PAM16 like 2-like isoform X2 yields the protein MGSAIVGRAVLRAYQQAISNASKNGVANEAVKNIRRASKIMAEPEARQVLGITERASWEEILQRYDSLFERNAKNGSFYLQSKVHRAKEVLEGAYAKRAQRTPDA from the exons ATGGGCTCGGCAATAGTGGGCAGGGCTGTGCTCCGTGCATACCAGCAGGCAATCTCAA ATGCCTCAAAGAATGGTGTTGCTAACGAAGCAGTAAAGAATATTAGGAGAGCTAGCAAAATAATGGCTGAACCAGAGGCAAGGCAGGTTCTAGGTATCACGGAGCGTGCATCATGGGAGGAGATCTTGCAG AGGTATGACAGCTTGTTCGAGCGGAATGCCAAAAATGGAAGTTTTTATCTTCAGTCAAAGGTCCATAGAGCTAAAGAAGTCTTAGAAGGCGCTTATGCAAAGAGGGCTCAACGGACTCCTGATGCATAA
- the LOC137713711 gene encoding floricaula/leafy homolog, giving the protein MDPDAFSANLFKWGLRGMVVPTNRVQLEAAVPPAAAAAAAAAGCTLRPPGELGLGGLEDLFQAYGVRYYTAAKIAELGFTVKTLLDMKDDELDDMMSSLSQIFRWELLVGERYGIKAAVRAERRRLDEEDSRRRNPVSGDTTTNALDALSQEGLSEEPVQQEKEMVGSGGGATWEVATAGERRKKQRRMKKGPFKNCSAGGRHNNEGVDDEDDNDMDDMTGYGNGGGGGMLGERQREHPFIVTEPGEVARGKKNGLDYLFHLYEQCRDFLIQVQNIAKERGEKCPTKVTNQVFRYAKKAGASYINKPKMRHYVHCYALHCLDEEASNALRRGFKERGENVGAWRQACYKPLVAIAAGQGWDIDAIFNSHCRLSIWYVPTKLRQLCHAERNNATASSSASGGGDHLPY; this is encoded by the exons ATGGATCCGGATGCCTTCTCTGCGAACTTGTTCAAGTGGGGCCTACGAGGCATGGTTGTGCCGACGAACCGGGTTCAGCTGGAAGCAGCCGTGCCACCAGCGGCGGCAGCTGCTGCTGCGGCGGCTGGTTGTACTTTGCGGCCGCCAGGTGAGCTTGGACTTGGAGGGCTTGAGGATTTGTTCCAGGCATATGGGGTCAGATACTACACGGCGGCAAAGATAGCGGAGCTTGGGTTTACTGTGAAGACCCTCTTGGACATGAAGGATGATGAGCTTGATGACATGATGAGCAGCCTCTCTCAGATATTCCGCTGGGAGTTGCTTGTTGGGGAGAGGTATGGTATCAAAGCTGCCGTCAGAGCCGAGCGTCGCCGCCTTGATGAGGAGGATTCTCGGCGGCGCAACCCTGTCTCTGGTGATACCACTACCAATGCCCTTGATGCTCTCTCCCAAGAAG GGCTGTCGGAGGAGCCGGTGCAACAAGAGAAGGAGATGGTGGGGAGCGGAGGAGGGGCGACGTGGGAGGTTGCGACGGCAGGGGAGAGGCGGAAGAAGCAGCGGAGGATGAAGAAGGGGCCATTTAAAAATTGTAGTGCTGGAGGGCGTCATAATAACGAGGGTGTGGACGACGAGGACGACAACGACATGGACGACATGACTGGGTATGGGAACGGCGGAGGAGGGGGAATGCtgggagagagacagagggagcaCCCGTTCATTGTGACGGAGCCTGGGGAGGTGGCGCGTGGCAAAAAGAACGGCCTCGATTACCTCTTCCATCTCTACGAGCAATGCCGCGATTTCTTGATCCAGGTCCAGAACATTGCCAAGGAGCGCGGTGAAAAATGTCCCACCAAG GTGACAAACCAAGTGTTTAGGTATGCCAAAAAGGCAGGGGCAAGCTACATCAACAAGCCAAAGATGCGGCACTACGTGCACTGCTACGCCCTGCATTGCTTGGATGAGGAGGCATCGAATGCGCTGAGGAGAGGTTTCAAGGAGAGAGGCGAAAATGTCGGGGCTTGGCGGCAGGCATGTTACAAGCCTCTTGTGGCCATTGCAGCAGGCCAAGGCTGGGACATTGATGCCATCTTCAATTCCCATTGCCGTCTCTCTATTTGGTATGTTCCCACGAAGCTTCGTCAGCTTTGTCACGCCGAGCGCAACAACGCCACTGCCTCTAGCTCTGCCTCCGGCGGCGGTGATCACCTGCCCTATTGA
- the LOC137712309 gene encoding uncharacterized protein, with amino-acid sequence MVSHRRSSGTATPQLRSKFRRFTCDHEQMKIAFHDLKSQIRIGLLQAEEVFASLAIPLMKLVGLKTAEMSMEGRFSTIIIQTDTDSLHQNFGSDSGEFGSSDRNRRSAKEEIYAAKAAVAGRLVMEKQKDQLVQLVGILKQIETQVNARQSHMVKTLTHRRLYIQKFFGRAVDYLSSVDRVDHRTFQIAILKLLRAVFDEVGAVLGSVETDVDDLLVDLGEQMCDPMVEYVEGVKADLSEGSCVRLVGLVKEMAMEAGEARVEMEAARSRAAVAEAKRVEALSRLREAENNECKLKECLKFLPEPHKASTKVKPAAQQKFLSMEKEKANDEVLLWEILEKKREYHTPQSPFGPKELLSFEPNKKRQKSTKVKPAAVTSTDSLRSNTTRSDARIPLGSSPSATIQRAASLKLKQISSPKMRRA; translated from the exons ATGGTTAGTCATCGGAGATCATCTGGGACGGCGACGCCGCAGCTCCGATCGAAATTCAGAAGATTCACGTGCGATCACGAACAGATGAAGATCGCATTCCACGATCTCAAATCTCAGATCCGAATCGGTCTCCTCCAA GCCGAAGAAGTCTTCGCATCGCTCGCAATTCCGTTGATGAAGCTTGTAGGTCTGAAGACGGCGGAGATGTCGATGGAGGGCCGGTTCTCCACCATCATCATCCAGACAGACACCGATTCTCTGCATCAG AATTTTGGATCCGACTCGGGGGAATTCGGATCATCGGATCGGAACCGCCGTTCAGCGAAGGAAGAAATCTACGCCGCTAAAGCCGCCGTGGCAGGGAGGCTCGTGATGGAGAAGCAAAAAGATCAGCTGGTTCAACTGGTCGGAATCCTGAAGCAAATCGAGACTCAAGTCAACGCTCGCCAGAGCCACATGGTCAAAACCCTCACTCACCGCCGTCTCTACATCCAGAAGTTCTTCGGCAGAGCCGTCGATTATCTATCCTCCGTTGACCGCGTTGACCACCGGACCTTCCAGATTGCAATCCTGAAGCTCCTCCGGGCGGTGTTTGACGAAGTGGGCGCCGTGCTGGGGTCAGTAGAGACCGATGTGGATGATCTTCTGGTGGATTTGGGTGAGCAGATGTGCGATCCGATGGTGGAGTACGTGGAGGGGGTTAAGGCTGATTTGAGTGAGGGGAGTTGCGTAAGGTTGGTGGGGTTGGTGAAGGAGATGGCTATGGAAGCGGGAGAGGCGAGGGTTGAGATGGAGGCAGCGAGGAGTAGGGCCGCGGTTGCAGAGGCTAAGAGAGTTGAGGCTTTGAGTAGGCTCCGGGAAGCAGAGAACAATGAGTGCAAGTTGAAGGAGTGCCTCAAGTTTTTGCCTGAGCCTCATAAGGCATCCACCAAAGTGAAGCCTGCTGCCCAACAGAAG TTTTTGAGCATGGAGAAGGAAAAAGCAAACGATGAGGTGCTGCTGTGGGAGATACtggaaaagaagagagagtaCCACACACCACAGAGCCCATTTGGACCCAAAGAGCTTCTTTCCTTTGAGCCAAATAAAAAGCGCCAAAAATCAACCAAGGTAAAACCAGCAGCAGTAACTTCTACGGATTCACTGCGGTCAAATACAACGCGTTCGGATGCTCGGATTCCCTTGGGCTCATCTCCTTCGGCAACAATTCAGCGAGCTGCTTCTCTCAAGCTCAAGCAAATCAGCTCTCCGAAAATGCGTCGCGCTTGA